One part of the Bacteroidia bacterium genome encodes these proteins:
- a CDS encoding glycoside hydrolase family 31 protein, with protein MSGKSVVKKPSYSPGNLISWSRDQQTFNFSCDKGVILQVIVLGDDMIRFRFQTQGYIEKDFSYAIDPAFEQRPTEILAEEKTQYVELKTSLLKVQVHKSGLRHTVKDKKGNILMDDDKGFHWEEDSYGSDIVMMSKVSHEDEYYFGLGDKSCALNLRGERLNNWATDSFGYGPETDPLYRAIPFYFSLFDGRSYGIFFDNSFRSYFDFAAEREDATSFWAHGGEMNYYFIYGPEMMQVAERYTDLTGRPELPPLWALGFHQCKWSYYPEAEVKSIAEEFRSRKIPCDAIYLDIDYMDGYRCFTWNLDHFPDPPRMIAELKEQGFETVVMIDPGIKVDPDYFVYKEGIENDYFARRMDGPYLKGKVWPGDCYFPDYTRPEVREWWGGLYKDLIRKVGISGFWNDMNEPAFFGVDSKTAPMDARFDYDGHPGSHRKAHNIYGMQMSRASYDGIKELSYPKRPFLITRATYSGGQRFASVWTGDNNATWEHLQLANTQSQRMSISGFSFIGSDIGGFNGVPDGELFTRWVQVGMFHPLFRVHSIGFNDVGDDEIDEEVLEKNKASELNRDQEPWSFGEPYTAAVKKAIELRYKLLPYLYTAFYQYSSKGTPILRPGSFLDQHDPETLDRMEEFCFGDHILACPISEKGAEGRYLYLPKGQWYCYRSEKPILGEQEIWTDTALDEIPMYIRAGAVIPTAPVMQYSSEKKIEVLSLHVYYKNGKESSQLYADANEGYDYQEGGYTLRNFHTKGGTLSFGLKQEIEGNFKPDYDKFKVVFHGLPFKADKCMVDGKPVEISFTPFTTDVIVDRDFTQIEIA; from the coding sequence ATGAGTGGTAAATCGGTCGTAAAAAAACCTTCCTATTCTCCCGGCAACCTGATTTCATGGAGCCGTGATCAACAAACGTTTAATTTTTCTTGTGACAAAGGGGTTATTCTGCAGGTAATTGTCCTGGGAGATGATATGATTCGTTTCCGTTTCCAAACCCAGGGTTATATAGAAAAGGATTTTTCCTATGCCATTGATCCGGCTTTTGAACAGAGGCCTACAGAGATCCTGGCGGAGGAAAAGACTCAATATGTCGAATTGAAGACCTCTTTGCTGAAAGTGCAGGTTCACAAATCTGGCCTGAGGCATACTGTCAAAGATAAAAAAGGAAACATCCTCATGGATGACGACAAAGGCTTTCACTGGGAGGAAGATTCTTATGGAAGTGATATCGTAATGATGAGTAAGGTTTCGCACGAAGATGAGTATTATTTTGGCCTGGGAGATAAAAGCTGTGCCCTCAATCTTAGAGGGGAGCGCTTGAACAACTGGGCGACAGACAGTTTTGGCTATGGTCCGGAAACTGATCCGCTATATCGGGCGATTCCCTTTTACTTCAGCCTTTTTGATGGAAGGTCTTATGGAATCTTTTTCGACAATAGCTTTAGGTCCTATTTTGATTTTGCTGCCGAAAGGGAGGACGCTACCAGTTTTTGGGCGCATGGAGGAGAGATGAACTATTATTTCATCTATGGGCCTGAAATGATGCAGGTAGCAGAAAGATATACCGACCTGACAGGAAGACCCGAATTGCCCCCATTGTGGGCTTTAGGCTTTCATCAATGTAAGTGGAGTTATTATCCGGAAGCAGAGGTAAAATCTATTGCAGAAGAGTTTAGAAGCAGAAAAATTCCCTGTGATGCCATCTATCTCGATATCGACTATATGGATGGATATCGATGCTTTACCTGGAATCTGGATCATTTCCCCGATCCCCCCCGCATGATCGCTGAGTTGAAGGAACAGGGATTCGAAACGGTAGTCATGATCGATCCGGGAATCAAAGTTGACCCGGATTACTTTGTATACAAAGAAGGAATAGAAAATGATTATTTCGCCAGACGCATGGACGGTCCTTACCTCAAAGGAAAAGTCTGGCCGGGCGATTGTTATTTCCCGGATTATACTCGTCCGGAAGTGCGGGAATGGTGGGGAGGTCTTTACAAAGATCTGATCCGTAAAGTGGGGATCAGTGGATTCTGGAATGATATGAATGAACCTGCATTCTTTGGGGTGGATAGTAAAACCGCGCCTATGGATGCTCGATTTGATTATGACGGACATCCCGGTAGCCATAGAAAGGCACACAATATTTATGGCATGCAGATGTCTCGTGCTTCTTATGACGGTATCAAAGAACTGAGTTACCCCAAACGTCCTTTTCTGATTACCAGAGCTACCTATTCCGGAGGGCAACGTTTTGCTTCCGTTTGGACGGGTGATAATAATGCTACCTGGGAGCATTTGCAATTAGCCAATACTCAATCTCAGCGAATGAGTATTTCAGGATTCTCATTCATAGGTTCTGATATCGGAGGCTTCAACGGCGTTCCTGATGGAGAACTATTCACTCGCTGGGTACAGGTGGGCATGTTCCATCCTTTATTCCGGGTTCACTCCATCGGCTTCAATGATGTAGGAGATGATGAAATCGATGAAGAGGTTCTTGAGAAAAATAAAGCCAGTGAGCTGAACAGAGATCAGGAACCCTGGTCTTTTGGAGAACCCTATACTGCGGCAGTCAAGAAAGCCATTGAATTGCGCTACAAACTGCTTCCATATCTTTATACAGCATTCTATCAATATAGCAGCAAAGGAACTCCCATTCTGAGACCTGGTTCATTTCTGGATCAACATGATCCCGAAACCCTCGACCGCATGGAAGAATTTTGCTTTGGAGATCATATCCTGGCTTGTCCTATTTCGGAGAAAGGGGCCGAAGGTCGATATCTCTACTTACCCAAAGGTCAGTGGTATTGTTACCGCTCTGAAAAGCCCATTTTGGGAGAGCAGGAGATTTGGACAGATACGGCTTTGGATGAAATTCCGATGTACATTCGGGCAGGTGCAGTCATCCCAACGGCTCCCGTCATGCAGTATAGCAGCGAGAAAAAGATTGAGGTGCTTTCTCTGCATGTATATTATAAGAATGGTAAGGAAAGTAGTCAGCTGTATGCTGATGCAAATGAAGGCTATGATTATCAGGAAGGTGGCTATACCCTTCGAAACTTTCATACCAAGGGAGGCACGCTTTCTTTTGGTTTGAAACAGGAGATTGAAGGGAACTTTAAACCAGACTATGATAAGTTTAAAGTAGTTTTCCATGGCCTTCCGTTCAAAGCTGATAAGTGTATGGTGGATGGAAAGCCTGTAGAAATCAGCTTCACACCATTTACTACGGATGTGATCGTTGACCGCGACTTTACACAAATCGAAATCGCATAA
- a CDS encoding ABC transporter permease, which translates to MFKNYVKVALRTLLKNKAYSAINIIGLALGLMVSIIVFLYVKDETSYEKHVNDYQRIYRFGIKANMMGMNIDAPVSCSPMANSLRTEFPEVITAARIRPIDQEILLAYEQEKKIYIEEGTRADSLFFTVFNYEFVHGDPETALKEDNAIVLTEETAQKFFDSENPMGKVIRYDDRSDYIVRGVVKEPNGKSHFHFNFFISNNGIRNQWSSNNNYTYVKLQEGTNPDDFLAKAAETFMGYMGPEVEQFIQMPIEDFMAEGNSFEYEMHPIESIHLHSAREWEIEQNGDAIYVYAFIAIAFLVLLIAGINFMNLSTARSSKRAKEVGIRKVSGASRGMLISQFLIESVIQSIMALFIAFIMVEFFLPGFNQVMDTDLELLGDGFMATLGFALIVTLIYGLFSGSYPALFLSGFQPIKILKGDLSKTKEGALFRKSLVVVQFAASIILIIGMSIIFLQISFMQNKDLGFEGDQVLIAPIQTDKMEASFDDYVSEFEQIPNVLHVARSTYLPGQSANQNMYNVENTEDHLPLWNLEVDYNFIETLGLELVEGETFRKELDTDSITRYILNETAIEKYGLSDPLNKKLGFPGENNYGPIIGVVKDFHIEGFNMEIKPMVLSTRNRLFWASIKIAPENMSETIANIESTWSKFEPSHPFRYSFLNADFGELFEQQKNFGTMFLYLTILAIIISCMGLYGLAAFTAEQRTKEIGIRKVLGASIPQLMQMLSSDFLRLVLLANIIAWPASLLLARNWLSGFSYQIDMPWMPFVMAAMIALTIALITVSHQAYLAAVSDPVKALKYE; encoded by the coding sequence ATGTTTAAGAATTATGTGAAGGTTGCCCTCCGAACCCTTCTAAAAAATAAAGCCTATTCCGCAATTAATATCATAGGCCTCGCATTGGGACTGATGGTCAGTATCATCGTTTTTCTGTACGTGAAAGATGAGACCAGCTACGAAAAGCATGTAAATGACTACCAGCGGATTTATCGTTTTGGGATAAAAGCCAATATGATGGGCATGAATATAGATGCTCCCGTATCCTGTAGTCCTATGGCTAATTCTCTCCGAACAGAATTTCCGGAAGTGATCACAGCGGCTAGAATTCGCCCCATCGATCAGGAAATTTTACTGGCCTATGAGCAAGAGAAGAAAATCTACATCGAAGAAGGAACACGTGCAGATTCCTTGTTCTTTACGGTTTTCAATTATGAATTTGTCCATGGTGATCCTGAAACTGCCTTGAAAGAAGATAATGCGATTGTACTTACGGAAGAAACCGCACAAAAATTCTTTGATTCTGAGAATCCTATGGGAAAGGTGATTCGCTATGATGACAGATCGGATTACATTGTCCGGGGAGTTGTTAAAGAGCCAAATGGAAAATCCCATTTCCATTTCAATTTCTTCATCTCCAATAATGGCATTCGCAATCAATGGTCCAGCAATAATAATTATACCTATGTCAAACTGCAGGAAGGGACTAATCCTGATGATTTCCTCGCTAAGGCAGCAGAAACTTTCATGGGCTATATGGGACCGGAAGTTGAGCAATTTATTCAAATGCCCATAGAAGATTTTATGGCGGAGGGTAATAGTTTCGAATATGAAATGCACCCTATCGAAAGCATTCACCTCCACTCGGCCAGAGAATGGGAAATTGAACAGAATGGAGATGCAATTTATGTATATGCCTTCATAGCAATTGCCTTTCTCGTACTCCTGATTGCGGGCATCAATTTCATGAACCTTTCCACTGCTAGATCTTCCAAAAGAGCCAAGGAAGTGGGCATTAGAAAAGTATCAGGTGCCAGTCGTGGCATGTTGATCTCCCAATTTCTAATTGAATCGGTCATCCAGAGCATCATGGCTCTTTTTATTGCCTTCATCATGGTTGAATTCTTCCTTCCGGGTTTCAACCAGGTAATGGATACGGATTTAGAACTGTTGGGAGATGGTTTTATGGCTACCCTCGGATTTGCATTGATCGTCACCCTGATCTATGGACTTTTCTCTGGTAGTTATCCCGCCCTTTTCCTCTCAGGCTTCCAACCCATAAAGATTCTGAAAGGAGACTTAAGCAAAACCAAAGAAGGAGCCCTTTTCCGCAAGAGCCTGGTAGTTGTTCAGTTTGCGGCTTCCATCATCCTCATCATCGGCATGAGTATTATTTTTCTTCAAATCTCCTTTATGCAAAACAAAGATCTGGGATTTGAAGGGGATCAGGTACTGATCGCTCCTATTCAAACAGATAAGATGGAAGCGAGCTTTGATGATTATGTAAGTGAATTTGAGCAAATACCAAATGTCCTGCATGTAGCTCGTTCTACCTACTTACCGGGACAGAGTGCCAATCAGAATATGTACAATGTCGAAAATACCGAAGATCATTTGCCCCTATGGAATCTTGAAGTGGATTACAATTTTATAGAAACCTTAGGCCTGGAATTGGTGGAAGGTGAGACATTCAGAAAAGAATTGGATACAGATTCAATCACCCGCTATATCCTGAATGAGACAGCTATAGAGAAATACGGCCTTAGCGATCCCTTGAATAAAAAATTGGGTTTTCCGGGAGAGAATAATTATGGTCCGATCATAGGTGTGGTAAAGGATTTTCATATTGAAGGATTCAATATGGAGATTAAGCCCATGGTCTTGTCTACCCGCAATAGGCTTTTCTGGGCATCCATAAAGATCGCTCCGGAGAATATGTCTGAAACCATTGCAAATATTGAAAGTACCTGGAGCAAATTTGAGCCCTCTCATCCTTTCAGGTATTCATTTCTAAATGCTGATTTTGGAGAACTCTTTGAACAGCAAAAAAACTTTGGGACCATGTTTCTCTACCTGACCATTCTCGCTATTATCATTTCCTGTATGGGGCTTTATGGATTGGCAGCATTTACGGCAGAGCAAAGAACCAAGGAAATTGGGATTCGCAAAGTCCTGGGAGCTTCTATCCCACAATTGATGCAAATGCTTTCCAGCGACTTTCTCCGATTGGTCCTGCTGGCAAATATCATTGCATGGCCTGCTTCTCTCCTACTGGCGAGAAATTGGCTATCGGGTTTCTCCTATCAAATCGATATGCCCTGGATGCCATTTGTAATGGCAGCTATGATCGCCTTGACTATTGCTTTGATTACGGTAAGTCATCAAGCCTATTTGGCTGCGGTTTCTGATCCGGTCAAGGCCCTTAAGTATGAATAA